Proteins from one Falco naumanni isolate bFalNau1 chromosome 10, bFalNau1.pat, whole genome shotgun sequence genomic window:
- the LOC121094749 gene encoding BPI fold-containing family B member 3-like encodes MTTFSIILLLYSLLTPSPGFFSSVAKADKDLGDLPIKCNPKKVQGGLLGGSLLSGLLGKDCPVGRGRGKDGVVGSLLGGNGLLDKDGVLGGLLGGDGVAGSLLDKDGVLGGLLGGDGVAGSLLDKDGVLGGLLGGDGVAGSLLDKDGVLGGLLGGDGVAGSLLDKDGVLGGLLGGDGVAGSLLDKDGVLGGLLGGDGIAGSLLDKDGVLGGLLGGDGIAGSLLDKDGVLGGLLGGDGIIGSLLDKDGVLGSLLGKDGLVDGLLDAVIDILLGKNGLLGKNGLVGNLLGGSGGDLTGLKIVNNTLPKISLHPLPGVGHEVGFNTQLLVESTSALDKALCVQVEADVAMVVQDNWEARQNNVCKTVDINIRLRPKVPLLDQPLKRLLSDVLPEVGCNIINSRLSMVNTLLGSRTPAVPLGALGDLPLFSIISGDAIQLDLNLLVGDTESGVVASTQGPPLAATLLLATGRPPQLSLSKHALGKLLELVQGQGAFSLSITNSMVPDSVLLSTSALLPLIPQLTKILPDSLPLELRVRVANKPVVAVRDKRATATLRASIDIFSPPLQSAQQPLFSLDTDIVLNITPSVSGGKLQTSLALDSINLTRVPLRLDPLSISPIAEWLKQVLAAAYVPAINDALHVSVRLPSILNTSLRNTRVDITDADDSPDQTNLKRFCSGGSMAPLTV; translated from the exons ATGACTACGTTCTCGATTATTTTACTTCTCTACAGCCTGCTGACCCCTTcaccaggatttttttcttcagttgccAAAGCTGATAAAG aCCTTGGAGATCTGCCAATCAAATGTAACCCCAAGAAGGTTCAAGGTGGTCTCCTTGGTGGCAGTCTGCTCAGTGGTCTCCTTGGAAAAGATTGTCCTGTTGGCAGAGGCCGTGGCAAAGATGGTGTTGTTGGCAGTCTCCTTGGTGGAAATGGTCTCCTTGACAAAGATGGTGTCCTTGGGGGTCTCCTCGGTGGAGATGGCGTAGCTGGCAGCCTCCTTGACAAAGATGGTGTCCTTGGGGGTCTTCTTGGTGGAGATGGCGTAGCTGGCAGCCTCCTTGACAAAGATGGTGTCCTTGGGGGTCTTCTTGGTGGAGATGGCGTAGCTGGCAGCCTCCTTGACAAAGATGGTGTCCTTGGGGGTCTTCTTGGTGGAGATGGCGTAGCTGGCAGCCTCCTTGACAAAGATGGTGTCCTTGGGGGTCTCCTTGGTGGAGATGGCGTAGCTGGCAGCCTCCTTGACAAAGATGGTGTCCTTGGGGGTCTTCTTGGTGGAGATGGCATAGCTGGCAGCCTCCTTGACAAAGATGGTGTTCTTGGGGGTCTCCTTGGTGGAGATGGCATAGCTGGCAGCCTCCTTGACAAAGATGGTGTCCTTGGGGGTCTCCTTGGTGGAGATGGCATCATTGGCAGTCTCCTCGACAAAGATGGTGTCCTTGGGAGTCTCCTCGGCAAAGATGGTCTTGTTGATGGTCTCCTTGATGCTGTCATTGATATCCTTCTTGGCAAAAATGGTCTTCTTGGCAAAAATGGTCTCGTTGGCAATCTTCTTGGTGGAAGTGGTGGAGACCTCACAGG GCTGAAAATTGTGAACAACACCCTTCCAAAAATAAGTCTGCACCCCCTACCAGGCGTTGGGCATGAGGTGGGCTTCAACACCCAGCTGCTGGTAGAGAGTACCAG TGCTCTGGACAAAGCGCTCTGTGTGCAGGTGGAAGCAGATGTGGCCATGGTGGTCCAGGACAACTGGGAGGCTCGTCAGAACAATGTCTGCAAAACTGTTGACATAAACATCCGTCTGAG ACCCAAAGTGCCACTTCTGGATCAGCCTTTAAAACGCCTCCTTAGTGATGTCCTGCCTGAGGTG GGGTGCAACATCATCAACTCCAGGCTCAGCATGGTGAACACTCTGCTTGGCTCCAGGACCC CCGCGGTCCCGCTTGGGGCTCTGGGAGATCTGCCCCTCTTTTCCATCATCAGTGGCGATGCTATCCAGCTGGATCTAAAC CTCCTCGTCGGGGACACAGAGAGTGGCGTGGTGGCCTCCACACAAGGACCACCGCTTGCCGCCACCTTGCTGCTGGCCACTGGTCGCCCACCACAGCTCAGCCTCTCCAAGCATGCCCTTGGcaagctgctggagctggtcCAGGGGCAGGGAGCCTTCAGCCTCAGCATCACCAACTCAATG GTGCCTGATAGTGTCTTGCTGTCCACATCTGCTCTTCTCCCACTCATCCCCCAG CTCACCAAGATCCTCCCTGACTCTTTGCCACTGGAGCTGCGCGTGCGGGTGGCCAACAAACCAGTGGTGGCCGTGAGGGACAAAAGAGCTACTGCCACCCTCAGAGCCTCCATCGACATCTTCAGTCCTCCCCTGCAGTCGGCCCAGCAGCCCCTCTTCTCCCTTGACACG GACATTGTTCTGAACATCACGCCATCGGTCTCCGGTGGCAAACTGCAAACCTCCCTGGCTCTTGACAG CATCAACCTGACGCGGGTACCCCTGAGACTTGACCCCCTCAGT ATCTCTCCAATTGCAGAATGGCTCAAGCAAGTCCTCGCAGCTGCATATGTACCTGCCATTAACG ATGCCTTGCATGTGTCAGTCCGCCTGCCCAGCATTCTCAACACCAGCCTCAGGAACACCAGGGTTGACATCACCGAC gcAGATGACTCTCCCGACCAGACCAATCTAAAAAGATTCTGCTCGGGAGGCTCCATGGCACCGCTCACTGTCTGA
- the BPIFB6 gene encoding LOW QUALITY PROTEIN: BPI fold-containing family B member 6 (The sequence of the model RefSeq protein was modified relative to this genomic sequence to represent the inferred CDS: deleted 1 base in 1 codon; substituted 1 base at 1 genomic stop codon): protein MASPDESLVQPVCGLGLYMGCSLPLSRRSVQSLDNLWGLSRLKVKDLRPLVIALALLPGLGLFMAILVQMTIAGKSFIGGNMEIALAANPTASSQLWQDTMGIPRFSSKNCHIAPVSIKTNLPSSMLPEVMNTFLDSTLQKVLLALLCPAVDEALNLVNAKFTTMTSEIPLGSAGTLQXALLTPAPMTNETFIELDLKTILHEKEGKEVDIPMEQLPLTCLPPKRDAATQLILSANFLSAELSILRSSFNLVSALGPCPLTLSQQVLGLPPLVTMMLGTLVTEISRVLPSSQPVVIEMQGVKAPVVTITTDKSFVQLFSTAEFWHSNLEAQFAIAKEKLRLSLALQSLSRVALASSSLGTFDELLLKGVLADIIHMAYVPSINSKHDYGFI, encoded by the exons atggccagccCGGACGAGAGCCTTGTGCAGCCTGTCTGCGGTCTG GGTTTATATATGGGCTGTTCCTTGCCTCTCTCCAGAAGATCAGTGCAGAGCCTGGACAACCTCTGGGGACTCTCCAG gctgAAAGTGAAAGATCTCCGTCCCCTGGTGATAGCGCTGGCACTCTTGCCGGGCTTGGGGCTCTTCATGGCCATCTTAGTCCAAATGACCATCGCTGGGAAAAG CTTTATAGGAGGAAACATGGAAATTGCCCTGGCAGCAAACCCGAcggccagcagccagctgtggcAGGACACCATGGGCATCCCCAGGTTCAGCTCCAAGAACTGCCACATTGCTCCCGTTAGCATTAAAACCAACCTGCCCAGCAG CATGCTGCCTGAAGTCATGAACACGTTTCTGGACAGCACCCTTCAGAAagtgctgctggctctg ctgtgtccagctgtggATGAAGCGCTCAATCTTGTGAATGCAAAATTCACCACCATGACTT CCGAGATCCCTCTTGGGTCTGCTGGGACCCTCCAATAAGCTTTGCTGACTCCCGCCCCCATGACCAATGAAACTTTCATAGAGCTGGATTTGAAG ACCATTCTCCatgaaaaggaggggaaggaggttGACATTCCAATGGAGCAGCTACCTCTTACTTGTTTGCCACCAAAGAGGGATGCTGCTACCCAGCTCATCCTGTCTGCAAACTTCTTGAGTGCTGAGCTCTCTATCCTACGGTCATCCTTCAACCT tGTGAGTGCATTAGGTCCCTGCCCCCTGACACTTTCTCAACAGGTTCTTGGGCTTCCCCCACTGGTGACTATGATGCTTGGAACCCTCGTTACTGAA ATTTCCAGGGTGCTGCCTTCATCACAGCCAGTGGTGATTGAAATGCAGGGAGTCAAAGCACCGGTGGTGACCATAACCACAGACAAAAGCTTTGTGCAGCTCTTCAGCACCGCTGAGTTTTGG CACAGCAACCTGGAGGCACAGTTTGccattgcaaaagaaaagctgcgGCTCTCCCTCGCTCTGCAAAG CCTGTCTCGGGTGGCCTTGGCTTCCTCCTCCCTGGGAACGTTTGAC GAGCTTCTGCTGAAAGGAGTTTTGGCAGATATAATTCACATGGCT TATGTGCCATCGATCAACAGTAAGCACGACTATGGCTTCATCTGA